A single genomic interval of Metasolibacillus fluoroglycofenilyticus harbors:
- the ahrC gene encoding transcriptional regulator AhrC/ArgR — MNKGQRHIRIRDIITNNEIETQDDLVLHLKNAGYNVTQATVSRDIKELHLVKVPMQDGRYKYSLPADQRFNPIQKLRRALADAFVSIDGASHFLVVKALPGNANAIASLLDHLDWDELLGTISGDDTILLICRTEADREVIKERLLDML; from the coding sequence TTGAATAAAGGTCAACGCCATATTCGAATTCGTGACATTATTACAAATAATGAAATAGAAACACAGGATGATTTAGTATTGCATTTGAAAAATGCAGGTTATAATGTCACTCAGGCAACTGTGTCGCGCGATATTAAAGAGCTTCATTTAGTAAAAGTGCCAATGCAAGATGGTCGTTATAAATATAGCCTGCCCGCAGATCAGCGCTTTAATCCAATTCAAAAGCTGCGTCGTGCGTTAGCAGATGCTTTTGTTAGCATTGATGGTGCGTCACATTTTCTAGTTGTTAAAGCATTGCCGGGAAATGCAAATGCAATCGCTTCCTTACTTGATCATTTAGATTGGGATGAGCTATTAGGAACTATTTCGGGTGATGATACAATTTTACTAATTTGTCGCACAGAGGCAGACCGAGAAGTGATTAAAGAACGTTTATTAGACATGCTATAA
- a CDS encoding TlyA family RNA methyltransferase, with translation MTKQPKERVDILLVERGLCETREKAKRSIMAGLVYSNEERIDKAGEKIATDAPLQVKGSQLKYVSRGGLKLEKALEIFEMSVEGKLMLDIGSSTGGFTDCALQNGARHCYALDVGSNQLAWKIRSDERVTVMEKTNFRYTKPEDLTEGLPDFATIDVSFISLSLILPVLKTVLLPGGDVMALVKPQFEAGKENVGKKGIVRDPKIHLEVLQNTAIMATELGFVVKDASYSPITGGEGNIEFLFHLANPKEGETIAPFVHFEQIVEQAHRELKVK, from the coding sequence ATGACGAAGCAACCGAAAGAGCGTGTAGATATTTTATTAGTGGAACGTGGGCTTTGTGAAACACGTGAAAAAGCAAAGCGCTCCATTATGGCAGGACTTGTTTATTCAAACGAGGAACGCATTGATAAAGCAGGAGAAAAAATTGCTACTGATGCGCCGCTACAAGTGAAAGGCTCACAGCTAAAATATGTGAGTAGAGGTGGTTTGAAGCTTGAAAAAGCCCTCGAAATATTTGAAATGTCAGTTGAAGGCAAATTAATGCTGGATATCGGCTCATCCACAGGTGGCTTTACGGACTGTGCGCTGCAAAACGGCGCACGTCATTGCTATGCTCTAGATGTAGGTTCAAACCAATTAGCGTGGAAAATCCGTTCTGATGAGCGTGTAACAGTAATGGAAAAAACCAATTTTCGCTATACAAAGCCGGAAGATTTAACCGAAGGATTACCTGATTTTGCGACAATAGATGTATCCTTTATTTCCTTGTCACTTATTTTGCCTGTACTGAAAACGGTGTTATTACCTGGTGGTGATGTAATGGCATTAGTCAAGCCTCAATTTGAGGCTGGGAAAGAAAATGTCGGCAAAAAGGGCATTGTACGTGATCCGAAAATTCATTTAGAGGTGCTTCAAAACACCGCTATTATGGCAACGGAACTCGGTTTTGTTGTGAAGGATGCGTCCTATTCACCAATAACAGGTGGCGAAGGGAATATTGAATTTTTATTCCATCTCGCTAATCCGAAAGAGGGGGAAACGATTGCTCCATTTGTTCATTTTGAGCAAATTGTGGAGCAAGCGCATCGCGAATTAAAGGTTAAATAA